A single region of the Moorena sp. SIOASIH genome encodes:
- a CDS encoding Rpn family recombination-promoting nuclease/putative transposase, producing the protein MKFISPKTDFAFKKIFASQESKPILISFLNALVYHNQPLIQDLEIIDPYQSSPLPILKDSFLDVKAKLRDGSLVIIEMQVLQVESFARRVLYNAAKAYSLQLGQGEGYRYLKPVIALTITDFIMFPENNQVINHFEFREKSTNISYVENYLQLLFVELPKFEKQLEELEELDELWMFFLKNAPSLDTVPDKMAQLPEFQQAFGIASQANLTRKELEELGKREMFIHDQQGLILFAEKQGREKGMKQGMKQGREEGMKQGKEEGEKEKAQAIARQLLPLLDDETISQTTGIPVEEIRKLR; encoded by the coding sequence ATGAAATTCATCAGCCCCAAAACCGACTTTGCCTTTAAAAAAATCTTTGCCTCCCAGGAAAGTAAGCCGATTCTGATTAGCTTCCTCAATGCTCTTGTCTATCACAATCAACCTCTCATCCAAGATTTAGAAATTATTGATCCTTATCAGTCTTCTCCTCTGCCAATCCTCAAAGACTCTTTCCTCGATGTGAAAGCTAAGCTGAGGGATGGTTCTCTAGTGATTATTGAAATGCAGGTTTTGCAGGTAGAGTCTTTTGCTCGTCGAGTTTTGTATAACGCAGCTAAAGCTTACTCACTACAATTAGGTCAAGGGGAAGGCTACCGTTATCTCAAACCAGTGATTGCTCTGACCATTACCGATTTTATTATGTTTCCTGAGAATAATCAGGTAATTAATCATTTTGAGTTCCGAGAAAAAAGTACCAACATCAGCTACGTAGAAAATTACTTACAATTATTGTTTGTAGAGTTACCGAAATTTGAGAAGCAGTTGGAGGAGTTAGAAGAATTGGATGAGTTGTGGATGTTTTTTTTAAAAAATGCCCCTTCTTTAGATACAGTCCCAGATAAAATGGCACAACTACCAGAGTTTCAACAGGCATTTGGGATTGCTTCTCAGGCGAATTTAACCAGGAAAGAGTTGGAGGAACTAGGAAAACGAGAAATGTTTATTCATGACCAACAAGGGCTGATTCTATTTGCTGAGAAACAAGGGAGAGAAAAAGGAATGAAACAAGGTATGAAACAAGGAAGAGAAGAAGGTATGAAACAAGGTAAAGAAGAAGGGGAGAAAGAAAAAGCCCAAGCAATTGCACGCCAACTTCTGCCTCTTTTGGATGATGAAACCATTAGCCAAACTACTGGCATACCTGTAGAGGAAATTAGGAAGCTTCGCTGA